A genome region from Drosophila simulans strain w501 chromosome 2R, Prin_Dsim_3.1, whole genome shotgun sequence includes the following:
- the LOC6740670 gene encoding cytochrome c oxidase assembly protein COX19 isoform X2, translated as MLHIYSQKKFVPTPPEKGSFPLDHEGLCKKQFLLYASCLRKNAQDTSQCRQDAQNYLACRMDNNLMEKTEWSKLGFHDQSTKTDQKAPEVQKQ; from the exons atGCTACAT ATCTACAGCCAGAAGAAGTTCGTGCCCACGCCGCCCGAGAAGGGTTCCTTTCCCCTGGACCACGAAGGTCTCTGCAAGAAGCAATTCCTCCTCTACGCCAGTTGTCTGCGCAAGAACGCCCAGGATACGAGCCAGTGCCGCCAGGACGCCCAGAACTATCTGGCCTGCCGCATGGACAACAATCTTATGGAGAAAACCGAGTGGTCCAAGTTGGGCTTTCACGACCAGAGTACCAAGACCGATCAAAAAGCACCGGAGGTGCAGAAGCAATAG
- the LOC6740670 gene encoding cytochrome c oxidase assembly protein COX19 isoform X1, giving the protein MTSQIYSQKKFVPTPPEKGSFPLDHEGLCKKQFLLYASCLRKNAQDTSQCRQDAQNYLACRMDNNLMEKTEWSKLGFHDQSTKTDQKAPEVQKQ; this is encoded by the coding sequence ATGACTTCGCAGATCTACAGCCAGAAGAAGTTCGTGCCCACGCCGCCCGAGAAGGGTTCCTTTCCCCTGGACCACGAAGGTCTCTGCAAGAAGCAATTCCTCCTCTACGCCAGTTGTCTGCGCAAGAACGCCCAGGATACGAGCCAGTGCCGCCAGGACGCCCAGAACTATCTGGCCTGCCGCATGGACAACAATCTTATGGAGAAAACCGAGTGGTCCAAGTTGGGCTTTCACGACCAGAGTACCAAGACCGATCAAAAAGCACCGGAGGTGCAGAAGCAATAG